One window from the genome of Osmerus eperlanus chromosome 3, fOsmEpe2.1, whole genome shotgun sequence encodes:
- the cfap210 gene encoding cilia- and flagella- associated protein 210 encodes MATASAVQYGRRRGSSKKMVEGSETLKPLDLREVTVLPKAEWLRIQGSLNRVNTQNESLKEASRQREDMHLRSKEVVKFWSNTIAGQRQKKLEAKKIRDEIEEEEKKKVDIEEAKYQEEKRKEAIVKAKSQQYYQTDRVKGFHSALMLTEVLKEREAQIELKQRKLEASKDVDREAVVITKHKDKEASKQEMEKAVRRKLESQAIAEALKQQAKEHDMARERERLEEQREAEEIQRLKTLFLWDETMKKQKNLEEKKRIMRDHMDHLSNRDIIRAIEAQQQEMEDKRRKMFSAAKEKMMKLRKEKEAEMLREVQIHKDRITEDLAAQYKEQEANEEEIIAKTVAEQEGKLETQQKEKAEKKALVLDSIASHREAMRKDQELRARECHQEDLDMLYAKREADRIFLEKQHLKAQKTKEDGKVLQSHHIHQMAEKLSKTQLLRKELEDLENMNARLVAEEEKQFQQYAQQVMEAAAQARRNILPLRKAARQGLGGGQGPVVRGVRPSYLVQDDSGVQMPTYVSESTIDMKELNETTDIQKSKKRLGFTF; translated from the exons ATGGCAACAGCCTCGGCAGTGCAATATGGTCGACGACGGGGATCCAGTAAAAAAA TGGTGGAAGGCAGTGAAACATTGAAACCTCTAGATCTCCGTGAGGTCACTGTCTTGCCCAAAGCTGAATGGCTTCGAATTCAAGGTAGTCTAAACCGGGTGAACACacagaatgaaagcctcaagGAAGCATCCAGGCAAAGGGAGGACATGCACTTGCGTTCCAAGGAGGTGGTGAAATTCTGGTCCAACACGATTGCT GGGCAAAGACAAAAGAAACTAGAGGCAAAGAAGATTCGTGATGAgattgaggaagaggagaaaaaaaaggttgaTATCGAGGAGGCCAAATATCAGgaggaaaaaaggaaagagGCGATTGTGAAGGCCAAATCCCAGCAGTACTACCAAACGGATCGAGTCAAAGGATTTCAT AGTGCCCTCATGCTGACAGAAGtcttaaaggagagagaggctcagaTTGAACTGAAGCAAAGAAAGCTGGAGGCTTCCAAAGACGTGGACAGGGAAGCCGTTGTTATAACCAAACATAAAGACAAGGAAGCCTCAAAACAAGAAATGGAGAAAGCCGTTCGGAGGAAGCTTGAAAGCCAGGCTATAGCAGAAGCCCTGAAACAGCA GGCAAAGGAGCATGAcatggccagagagagagagaggctggaggagcagagggaggcagaggagattcAGCGTCTGAAGACCCTCTTTCTGTGGGACGAAACCATGAAGAAACAAAAGAacctggaggagaagaaacgCATCATGAGAGATCACATG GATCACTTGTCAAACAGAGATATCATCAGAGCGATAGAGGCCCAAcagcaggagatggaggacaaGCGAAGGAAGATGTTTTCTGCTGCTAAAGAGAAAATGATGAAGctgagaaaagagaaggaggcTGAGATGTTACG AGAGGTCCAGATCCACAAGGACAGGATCACGGAGGACCTCGCCGCGCAGTACAAGGAGCAGGAAGCTAATGAGGAAGAGATCATAGCTAAGACTGTGGCTGAGCAGGAGGGCAAACTGGAGACGCAGCAGAAGGAGAAGGCCGAGAAGAAGGCCCTTGTACTCGACTCGATCGCCTCACACAGAGAAGCCATG AGAAAGGACCAGGAGTTGAGGGCAAGAGAATGCCACCAGGAGGATCTCGACATGCTGTATGCCAAGAGAGAAGCGGATAGGATATTCCTTGAAAAACAGCATCTAAAAGCTCAAAAGACCAAGGAGGACGGAAAGGTTTTGCAAAGCCACCACATCCATCAGATG GCAGAGAAGCTTTCTAAAACACAACTCCTGAGAAAAGAGCTGGAGGACCTTGAGAACATGAACGCCCGGCTGGTggctgaggaggagaagcagttcCAGCAGTATGCCCAGCAGGTGATGGAGGCTGCAGCGCAGGCTCGGAGGAACATCCTCCCCCTCCGCAAGGCCGCCAGGCAGggcctgggaggggggcagggccccGTGGTCAGAGGAGTCAGACCAAGTTACCTGGTCCAAGATGACTCCGGCGTCCAGATGCCCACCTACGTCTCTGAAAGCACCATAGacatgaaggagctgaacgagaCCACTGATATTCAGAAGTCCAAGAAGAGACTTGGATTCACCTTTTAG
- the ppig gene encoding peptidyl-prolyl cis-trans isomerase G isoform X3: protein MGIKVQRPRCFLDIAISNVLVGRVVVELFSDVCPKTCENFRCLCTGEKGIGKGTQKPLHYKGCLFHRIVKDFMIQGGDFSEGNGKGGESIYGGFFEDESFSIKHNKEYLLSMANRGKDTNGSQFFITTKPTPHLDGVHVVFGQVISGQEVVKTMESQKADPGSKPYSEVKVLNCGELIPKSRAKREEKRRQKASASSDSDTSSDSDTSSDSSSDSSDSEKESKKRKKKLKKESKKKEKKQKKKKEKKGSEAGSAEENDEEQVTSTVRPEEIPPIPENRFLMRRSPQQQQQEEAGRDRRRKEDKPRDSMLNSQSTYNRRLVMTRSGRKIKGRGPRRYRTPSRSRSRSRDRFRRSETPPHWRQEMQRQRVRASSGERWIKGDKGDMNEGRGETAKAARGGERRPSDNPSDGPNKTRERDKKARAHRSRSRDKDEKQNKPKEKRKATSRSRSKSKETSARSKSREGGPKQSKGDERSSHSRSKDRSGEDKEEVTESAPQETNSSKDRSEDGSKERWKQAEPDEQKDDSKGKNGEGIRAKSPRKERNSAKDRHRSNSRSRERGRRGASRDKDQGRGKGRERSRSADKNKTRERSRSADKNKTRERSRSADKNKTRERSRSADKNKTRERSRSADKNKTRERSRSADKNKTRERSRSADKNKTRERSRSADRNKGRERSRSKTRERSRSKTRERSRSADRNKGRERSRSADRNKGRERSRSADRNKTRERSRSADRNKTRERSRSADRNKGRERSRSADRNKGRERSRSADRNKGRERSRSADRNKGRERSRSADRNKTRERSRSADRNKGRTSHRGRRSRSRSGHGERSRDRSAHRRTRDDGGTRRRSRSRHGDSPASRRSPASRRSPASRRSPASRRRGDSPQKETGKSKDRDHGKKYSSSSSSDDSD from the exons ATGGGAATAAAGGTCCAGCGTCCACGCTGCTTCCTCGACATAGCCATCAGTAATGTGCTTG TTGGAAGAGTTGTGGTGGAATTGTTTTCTGACGTCTGTCCCAAAACATGTGAGAACTTCCGATGCCTCTGCACAG gggagaaggggattggGAAAGGAACTCAGAAACCACTGCATTACAAAGGATGCCTATTCCACCGAATTGTAAAGGACTTTATGATTCAAGGAGGAGACTTTAGCGAAG GCAATGGAAAAGGGGGTGAATCCATCTATGGAGGATTCTTCGAAG ATGAAAGCTTCTCCATCAAACACAACAAGGAGTATCTCCTGTCGATGGCTAACAGAGGCAAGGATACCAACGGGTCACAGTTTTTCAT AACCACAAAGCCCACACCTCATCTTGATGG TGTCCATGTGGTCTTTGGCCAAGTGATCTCCGGTCAAGAAGTCGTCAAGACTATGGAGAGTCAGAAAGCCGATCCAGGCAGCAAACCCTATTCTGAAGTCAAAGTTCTAAACTGCGGAGAGCTCATTCCTAAATCTCGAG ctaagagagaggagaagagacgtCAGAAGGCGTCTGCGTCTAGTGACAGCGACACCTCCTCGGACTCCGACACCTCCTCGGACTCCTCCTCGGACTCCTCCGACTCCGAAAAAGAGTCCAAGAAACGCAAGAAGAAGCTCAAGAAGGAGtccaagaagaaggagaagaaacagaagaagaagaaagaaaagaaagg GTCGGAGGCGGGCAGCGCCGAGGAGAACGACGAGGAGCAGGTGACGTCCACGGTGCGGCCCGAGGAGATCCCGCCCATCCCTGAGAACCGCTTCCTCATGAGGAGGAgcccgcagcagcagcagcaggaggaggcagggagggacaggaggaggaaggaggacaagCCCAGAGACAG CATGTTGAATTCTCAATCAACATACAACAGGAGGCTTGTGATGACCAGATCAGGCAGGAAGATTAAAGGCAGAGGCCCAAGA cggTATCGCACCCCGTCCCGCTCCAGATCCCGATCGAGGGATCGTTTCCGTCGAAGCGAGACCCCCCCGCACTGGCGCCAGGAGATGCAGCGGCAGAGGGTGCGAGCGTCCAGCGGGGAGCGCTGGATCAAGGGGGACAA GGGTGACATGAACGAGGGCAGGGGTGAAACGGCTAAAGctgccagaggaggagagaggaggccttcTGACAACCCCTCTGACGGCCCCAAcaaaaccagagagagagacaagaaggcCCGCGCCCACAGGTCCAGGAGCAGAGACAAGGACGAGAAGCAGAACAAGCccaaggagaagagaaaggCCACGTCCAGGAGCCGCAGCAAGAGCAAGGAGACGAGCGCCAGGTCCAAAAGCAGAGAGGGGGGTCCTAAACAGAGcaaaggagatgagaggagcagcCACTCAAGGAGCAAGGACCGCTCTGGGGAAGACAAAGAGGAGGTGACCGAGTCAGCGCCTCAGGAAACGAATAGTAGCAAAGATAGAAGTGAAGACGGAAGTAAAGAGAGATGGAAGCAGGCTGAACCTGACGAGCAGAAAGACGACAGTAAGGGGAAGAACGGAGAGGGGATCAGGGCCAAGTCGCCACGCAAGGAGAGGAACTCTGCCAAGGACAGACACCGATCCAacagcaggagcagggagagggggaggcggggcGCTTCGCGAGACAAGGACCAAGGCAGGGGGAAGGGCAGGGAGCGCAGCAGGAGCGCAGACAAGAACAAGACCAGGGAGCGCAGCAGGAGCGCAGACAAGAACAAGACCAGGGAGCGCAGCAGGAGCGCAGACAAGAACAAGACCAGGGAGCGCAGCAGGAGCGCAGACAAGAACAAGACCAGGGAGCGCAGCAGGAGCGCAGACAAGAACAAGACCAGGGAGCGCAGCAGGAGCGCAGACAAGAACAAGACCAGGGAGCGCAGCAGGAGCGCAGACAAGAACAAGACCAGGGAGCGCAGCAGGAGCGCAGACAGGAACAAGGGCAGGGAGCGCAGCAGGAGCAAGACCAGGGAGCGCAGCAGGAGCAAGACCAGGGAGCGCAGCAGGAGCGCAGACAGGAACAAGGGCAGGGAGCGCAGCAGGAGCGCAGACAGGAACAAGGGCAGGGAGCGCAGCAGGAGCGCAGACAGGAACAAGACCAGGGAGCGCAGCAGGAGCGCAGACAGGAACAAGACCAGGGAGCGCAGCAGGAGCGCAGACAGGAACAAGGGCAGGGAGCGCAGCAGGAGCGCAGACAGGAACAAGGGCAGGGAGCGCAGCAGGAGCGCAGACAGGAACAAGGGTAGGGAGCGCAGCAGGAGCGCAGACAGGAACAAGGGCAGGGAGCGCAGCAGGAGCGCAGACAGGAACAAGACCAGGGAGCGCAGCAGGAGCGCAGACAGGAACAAGGGCAGAACCTCTCACAGAGGCAGGCGCTCCCGAAGCAGGAGCGGACACGGCGAGCGTAGCAGAGACAGGTCAGCTCACAGGAGGACCAGGGATGACGGGGGCACCAGGCGGAGGTCTCGGAGCCGACACGGAGACAGCCCCGCCTCCAGGAGGAGCCCCGCCTCCAGGAGGAGCCCCGCCTCCAGGAGGAGCCCCGC ctccaggaggaggggggacagtCCGCAGAAAGAGACGGGGAAAAGCAAGGACAGAGATCACGGCAAGAAgtacagctccagctccagttcTGATGACAGTGACTAG
- the ppig gene encoding peptidyl-prolyl cis-trans isomerase G isoform X2, with product MGIKVQRPRCFLDIAISNVLVGRVVVELFSDVCPKTCENFRCLCTGEKGIGKGTQKPLHYKGCLFHRIVKDFMIQGGDFSEGNGKGGESIYGGFFEDESFSIKHNKEYLLSMANRGKDTNGSQFFITTKPTPHLDGVHVVFGQVISGQEVVKTMESQKADPGSKPYSEVKVLNCGELIPKSRAKREEKRRQKASASSDSDTSSDSDTSSDSSSDSSDSEKESKKRKKKLKKESKKKEKKQKKKKEKKGSEAGSAEENDEEQVTSTVRPEEIPPIPENRFLMRRSPQQQQQEEAGRDRRRKEDKPRDSMLNSQSTYNRRLVMTRSGRKIKGRGPRRYRTPSRSRSRSRDRFRRSETPPHWRQEMQRQRVRASSGERWIKGDKGDMNEGRGETAKAARGGERRPSDNPSDGPNKTRERDKKARAHRSRSRDKDEKQNKPKEKRKATSRSRSKSKETSARSKSREGGPKQSKGDERSSHSRSKDRSGEDKEEVTESAPQETNSSKDRSEDGSKERWKQAEPDEQKDDSKGKNGEGIRAKSPRKERNSAKDRHRSNSRSRERGRRGASRDKDQGRGKGRERSRSADKNKTRERSRSADKNKTRERSRSADKNKTRERSRSADKNKTRERSRSADKNKTRERSRSADKNKTRERSRSADKNKTRERSRSADRNKGRERSRSKTRERSRSKTRERSRSADRNKGRERSRSADRNKGRERSRSADRNKTRERSRSADRNKTRERSRSADRNKGRERSRSADRNKGRERSRSADRNKGRERSRSADRNKGRERSRSADRNKTRERSRSADRNKGRTSHRGRRSRSRSGHGERSRDRSAHRRTRDDGGTRRRSRSRHGDSPASRRSPASRRSPASRRSPASRRSPASRRRGDSPQKETGKSKDRDHGKKYSSSSSSDDSD from the exons ATGGGAATAAAGGTCCAGCGTCCACGCTGCTTCCTCGACATAGCCATCAGTAATGTGCTTG TTGGAAGAGTTGTGGTGGAATTGTTTTCTGACGTCTGTCCCAAAACATGTGAGAACTTCCGATGCCTCTGCACAG gggagaaggggattggGAAAGGAACTCAGAAACCACTGCATTACAAAGGATGCCTATTCCACCGAATTGTAAAGGACTTTATGATTCAAGGAGGAGACTTTAGCGAAG GCAATGGAAAAGGGGGTGAATCCATCTATGGAGGATTCTTCGAAG ATGAAAGCTTCTCCATCAAACACAACAAGGAGTATCTCCTGTCGATGGCTAACAGAGGCAAGGATACCAACGGGTCACAGTTTTTCAT AACCACAAAGCCCACACCTCATCTTGATGG TGTCCATGTGGTCTTTGGCCAAGTGATCTCCGGTCAAGAAGTCGTCAAGACTATGGAGAGTCAGAAAGCCGATCCAGGCAGCAAACCCTATTCTGAAGTCAAAGTTCTAAACTGCGGAGAGCTCATTCCTAAATCTCGAG ctaagagagaggagaagagacgtCAGAAGGCGTCTGCGTCTAGTGACAGCGACACCTCCTCGGACTCCGACACCTCCTCGGACTCCTCCTCGGACTCCTCCGACTCCGAAAAAGAGTCCAAGAAACGCAAGAAGAAGCTCAAGAAGGAGtccaagaagaaggagaagaaacagaagaagaagaaagaaaagaaagg GTCGGAGGCGGGCAGCGCCGAGGAGAACGACGAGGAGCAGGTGACGTCCACGGTGCGGCCCGAGGAGATCCCGCCCATCCCTGAGAACCGCTTCCTCATGAGGAGGAgcccgcagcagcagcagcaggaggaggcagggagggacaggaggaggaaggaggacaagCCCAGAGACAG CATGTTGAATTCTCAATCAACATACAACAGGAGGCTTGTGATGACCAGATCAGGCAGGAAGATTAAAGGCAGAGGCCCAAGA cggTATCGCACCCCGTCCCGCTCCAGATCCCGATCGAGGGATCGTTTCCGTCGAAGCGAGACCCCCCCGCACTGGCGCCAGGAGATGCAGCGGCAGAGGGTGCGAGCGTCCAGCGGGGAGCGCTGGATCAAGGGGGACAA GGGTGACATGAACGAGGGCAGGGGTGAAACGGCTAAAGctgccagaggaggagagaggaggccttcTGACAACCCCTCTGACGGCCCCAAcaaaaccagagagagagacaagaaggcCCGCGCCCACAGGTCCAGGAGCAGAGACAAGGACGAGAAGCAGAACAAGCccaaggagaagagaaaggCCACGTCCAGGAGCCGCAGCAAGAGCAAGGAGACGAGCGCCAGGTCCAAAAGCAGAGAGGGGGGTCCTAAACAGAGcaaaggagatgagaggagcagcCACTCAAGGAGCAAGGACCGCTCTGGGGAAGACAAAGAGGAGGTGACCGAGTCAGCGCCTCAGGAAACGAATAGTAGCAAAGATAGAAGTGAAGACGGAAGTAAAGAGAGATGGAAGCAGGCTGAACCTGACGAGCAGAAAGACGACAGTAAGGGGAAGAACGGAGAGGGGATCAGGGCCAAGTCGCCACGCAAGGAGAGGAACTCTGCCAAGGACAGACACCGATCCAacagcaggagcagggagagggggaggcggggcGCTTCGCGAGACAAGGACCAAGGCAGGGGGAAGGGCAGGGAGCGCAGCAGGAGCGCAGACAAGAACAAGACCAGGGAGCGCAGCAGGAGCGCAGACAAGAACAAGACCAGGGAGCGCAGCAGGAGCGCAGACAAGAACAAGACCAGGGAGCGCAGCAGGAGCGCAGACAAGAACAAGACCAGGGAGCGCAGCAGGAGCGCAGACAAGAACAAGACCAGGGAGCGCAGCAGGAGCGCAGACAAGAACAAGACCAGGGAGCGCAGCAGGAGCGCAGACAAGAACAAGACCAGGGAGCGCAGCAGGAGCGCAGACAGGAACAAGGGCAGGGAGCGCAGCAGGAGCAAGACCAGGGAGCGCAGCAGGAGCAAGACCAGGGAGCGCAGCAGGAGCGCAGACAGGAACAAGGGCAGGGAGCGCAGCAGGAGCGCAGACAGGAACAAGGGCAGGGAGCGCAGCAGGAGCGCAGACAGGAACAAGACCAGGGAGCGCAGCAGGAGCGCAGACAGGAACAAGACCAGGGAGCGCAGCAGGAGCGCAGACAGGAACAAGGGCAGGGAGCGCAGCAGGAGCGCAGACAGGAACAAGGGCAGGGAGCGCAGCAGGAGCGCAGACAGGAACAAGGGTAGGGAGCGCAGCAGGAGCGCAGACAGGAACAAGGGCAGGGAGCGCAGCAGGAGCGCAGACAGGAACAAGACCAGGGAGCGCAGCAGGAGCGCAGACAGGAACAAGGGCAGAACCTCTCACAGAGGCAGGCGCTCCCGAAGCAGGAGCGGACACGGCGAGCGTAGCAGAGACAGGTCAGCTCACAGGAGGACCAGGGATGACGGGGGCACCAGGCGGAGGTCTCGGAGCCGACACGGAGACAGCCCCGCCTCCAGGAGGAGCCCCGCCTCCAGGAGGAGCCCCGCCTCCAGGAGGAGCCCCGCCTCCAGGAGGAGCCCCGC ctccaggaggaggggggacagtCCGCAGAAAGAGACGGGGAAAAGCAAGGACAGAGATCACGGCAAGAAgtacagctccagctccagttcTGATGACAGTGACTAG
- the ppig gene encoding peptidyl-prolyl cis-trans isomerase G isoform X1, which yields MGIKVQRPRCFLDIAISNVLVGRVVVELFSDVCPKTCENFRCLCTGEKGIGKGTQKPLHYKGCLFHRIVKDFMIQGGDFSEGNGKGGESIYGGFFEDESFSIKHNKEYLLSMANRGKDTNGSQFFITTKPTPHLDGVHVVFGQVISGQEVVKTMESQKADPGSKPYSEVKVLNCGELIPKSRAKREEKRRQKASASSDSDTSSDSDTSSDSSSDSSDSEKESKKRKKKLKKESKKKEKKQKKKKEKKGSEAGSAEENDEEQVTSTVRPEEIPPIPENRFLMRRSPQQQQQEEAGRDRRRKEDKPRDSMLNSQSTYNRRLVMTRSGRKIKGRGPRRYRTPSRSRSRSRDRFRRSETPPHWRQEMQRQRVRASSGERWIKGDKGDMNEGRGETAKAARGGERRPSDNPSDGPNKTRERDKKARAHRSRSRDKDEKQNKPKEKRKATSRSRSKSKETSARSKSREGGPKQSKGDERSSHSRSKDRSGEDKEEVTESAPQETNSSKDRSEDGSKERWKQAEPDEQKDDSKGKNGEGIRAKSPRKERNSAKDRHRSNSRSRERGRRGASRDKDQGRGKGRERSRSADKNKTRERSRSADKNKTRERSRSADKNKTRERSRSADKNKTRERSRSADKNKTRERSRSADKNKTRERSRSADKNKTRERSRSADRNKGRERSRSKTRERSRSKTRERSRSADRNKGRERSRSADRNKGRERSRSADRNKTRERSRSADRNKTRERSRSADRNKGRERSRSADRNKGRERSRSADRNKGRERSRSADRNKGRERSRSADRNKTRERSRSADRNKGRTSHRGRRSRSRSGHGERSRDRSAHRRTRDDGGTRRRSRSRHGDSPASRRSPASRRSPASRRSPASRRSPASRRSPASRRSPASRRSPASRRRGDSPQKETGKSKDRDHGKKYSSSSSSDDSD from the exons ATGGGAATAAAGGTCCAGCGTCCACGCTGCTTCCTCGACATAGCCATCAGTAATGTGCTTG TTGGAAGAGTTGTGGTGGAATTGTTTTCTGACGTCTGTCCCAAAACATGTGAGAACTTCCGATGCCTCTGCACAG gggagaaggggattggGAAAGGAACTCAGAAACCACTGCATTACAAAGGATGCCTATTCCACCGAATTGTAAAGGACTTTATGATTCAAGGAGGAGACTTTAGCGAAG GCAATGGAAAAGGGGGTGAATCCATCTATGGAGGATTCTTCGAAG ATGAAAGCTTCTCCATCAAACACAACAAGGAGTATCTCCTGTCGATGGCTAACAGAGGCAAGGATACCAACGGGTCACAGTTTTTCAT AACCACAAAGCCCACACCTCATCTTGATGG TGTCCATGTGGTCTTTGGCCAAGTGATCTCCGGTCAAGAAGTCGTCAAGACTATGGAGAGTCAGAAAGCCGATCCAGGCAGCAAACCCTATTCTGAAGTCAAAGTTCTAAACTGCGGAGAGCTCATTCCTAAATCTCGAG ctaagagagaggagaagagacgtCAGAAGGCGTCTGCGTCTAGTGACAGCGACACCTCCTCGGACTCCGACACCTCCTCGGACTCCTCCTCGGACTCCTCCGACTCCGAAAAAGAGTCCAAGAAACGCAAGAAGAAGCTCAAGAAGGAGtccaagaagaaggagaagaaacagaagaagaagaaagaaaagaaagg GTCGGAGGCGGGCAGCGCCGAGGAGAACGACGAGGAGCAGGTGACGTCCACGGTGCGGCCCGAGGAGATCCCGCCCATCCCTGAGAACCGCTTCCTCATGAGGAGGAgcccgcagcagcagcagcaggaggaggcagggagggacaggaggaggaaggaggacaagCCCAGAGACAG CATGTTGAATTCTCAATCAACATACAACAGGAGGCTTGTGATGACCAGATCAGGCAGGAAGATTAAAGGCAGAGGCCCAAGA cggTATCGCACCCCGTCCCGCTCCAGATCCCGATCGAGGGATCGTTTCCGTCGAAGCGAGACCCCCCCGCACTGGCGCCAGGAGATGCAGCGGCAGAGGGTGCGAGCGTCCAGCGGGGAGCGCTGGATCAAGGGGGACAA GGGTGACATGAACGAGGGCAGGGGTGAAACGGCTAAAGctgccagaggaggagagaggaggccttcTGACAACCCCTCTGACGGCCCCAAcaaaaccagagagagagacaagaaggcCCGCGCCCACAGGTCCAGGAGCAGAGACAAGGACGAGAAGCAGAACAAGCccaaggagaagagaaaggCCACGTCCAGGAGCCGCAGCAAGAGCAAGGAGACGAGCGCCAGGTCCAAAAGCAGAGAGGGGGGTCCTAAACAGAGcaaaggagatgagaggagcagcCACTCAAGGAGCAAGGACCGCTCTGGGGAAGACAAAGAGGAGGTGACCGAGTCAGCGCCTCAGGAAACGAATAGTAGCAAAGATAGAAGTGAAGACGGAAGTAAAGAGAGATGGAAGCAGGCTGAACCTGACGAGCAGAAAGACGACAGTAAGGGGAAGAACGGAGAGGGGATCAGGGCCAAGTCGCCACGCAAGGAGAGGAACTCTGCCAAGGACAGACACCGATCCAacagcaggagcagggagagggggaggcggggcGCTTCGCGAGACAAGGACCAAGGCAGGGGGAAGGGCAGGGAGCGCAGCAGGAGCGCAGACAAGAACAAGACCAGGGAGCGCAGCAGGAGCGCAGACAAGAACAAGACCAGGGAGCGCAGCAGGAGCGCAGACAAGAACAAGACCAGGGAGCGCAGCAGGAGCGCAGACAAGAACAAGACCAGGGAGCGCAGCAGGAGCGCAGACAAGAACAAGACCAGGGAGCGCAGCAGGAGCGCAGACAAGAACAAGACCAGGGAGCGCAGCAGGAGCGCAGACAAGAACAAGACCAGGGAGCGCAGCAGGAGCGCAGACAGGAACAAGGGCAGGGAGCGCAGCAGGAGCAAGACCAGGGAGCGCAGCAGGAGCAAGACCAGGGAGCGCAGCAGGAGCGCAGACAGGAACAAGGGCAGGGAGCGCAGCAGGAGCGCAGACAGGAACAAGGGCAGGGAGCGCAGCAGGAGCGCAGACAGGAACAAGACCAGGGAGCGCAGCAGGAGCGCAGACAGGAACAAGACCAGGGAGCGCAGCAGGAGCGCAGACAGGAACAAGGGCAGGGAGCGCAGCAGGAGCGCAGACAGGAACAAGGGCAGGGAGCGCAGCAGGAGCGCAGACAGGAACAAGGGTAGGGAGCGCAGCAGGAGCGCAGACAGGAACAAGGGCAGGGAGCGCAGCAGGAGCGCAGACAGGAACAAGACCAGGGAGCGCAGCAGGAGCGCAGACAGGAACAAGGGCAGAACCTCTCACAGAGGCAGGCGCTCCCGAAGCAGGAGCGGACACGGCGAGCGTAGCAGAGACAGGTCAGCTCACAGGAGGACCAGGGATGACGGGGGCACCAGGCGGAGGTCTCGGAGCCGACACGGAGACAGCCCCGCCTCCAGGAGGAGCCCCGCCTCCAGGAGGAGCCCCGCCTCCAGGAGGAGCCCCGCCTCCAGGAGGAGCCCCGCCTCCAGGAGGAGCCCCGCCTCCAGGAGAAGCCCCGCCTCCAGGAGGAGCCCCGcctccaggaggaggggggacagtCCGCAGAAAGAGACGGGGAAAAGCAAGGACAGAGATCACGGCAAGAAgtacagctccagctccagttcTGATGACAGTGACTAG